From the genome of Gracilinanus agilis isolate LMUSP501 chromosome 2, AgileGrace, whole genome shotgun sequence, one region includes:
- the LOC123236539 gene encoding eukaryotic translation initiation factor 1A, Y-chromosomal-like encodes MPKNKGKGGKNKRRGKNENESEKRELVFKEDGQEYAQVIKMLGNARLEALCFDGVKRLCHIRGKLRKKDSKADVILKYNADEARSLKAYGELPEHAKINEADTFGTRDDDEILFDDIGDDDDDEDFENI; translated from the exons ATGcccaaaaataaaggaaagggagGTAAAAATAAACgcagaggaaagaatgaaaatgaatctGAAAAAAGAGAGTTAGTGTTCAAAGAAGATGGACAGGAATATGCCCAGGTgatcaaaatgttgggaaatgcACGATTAGAAGCCCTGTGTTTTGATGGTGTGAAGAGGTTATGTCATATCAgagggaaattaagaaaaaag GATAGCAAAGCTGATGTTATACTAAAATACAATGCAGATGAAGCAAGAAGTTTAAAGGCATATGGGGAACTTCCAGAGCATGCCAAAATCAACGAAGCAGACACATTTGGTACTAGGGATGATGATGAAATCCTGTTTGATGATATCGGGGACGACGATGATGATGAAGACTTTGAAAATATCTAA